The following proteins are encoded in a genomic region of Roseinatronobacter sp. S2:
- a CDS encoding acyl-CoA dehydrogenase gives MPLAPPALKAKDAPDLGKFVWDDPLRLESQLSEDERMLRDAAHEFAQSTLQPRVIDAYREERSDPELFRLMGDAGLLGATLPEAYGGLGASYVTYGLIAREIERVDSGYRSMMSVQSSLVIYPIYAYGSEEQRQKYLPGLCSGQLIGCFGLTEPDAGSDPAGMKTRAEKTADGYRLTGTKTWISNSPFADVFVVWAKSDAHGGRIRGFVLDKGMKGLSAPKIGGKLSLRASTTGEIVMDGVDVGEDALLPNVEGLKGPFGCLNRARYGIAWGVMGAAEFCWHGARQYGLDRKQFDKPLAQTQLFQKKLADMQTEITLGLQAALQVGRLMDDAQAAPEMISLIKRNNCGKALNIARMARDMHGGNGISEEYQVIRHMVNLETVNTYEGTHDVHALILGRAQTGLQAFF, from the coding sequence ATGCCACTGGCCCCCCCCGCATTGAAAGCAAAAGACGCCCCTGATCTGGGCAAATTCGTCTGGGACGACCCGCTGCGTCTGGAAAGCCAGCTGTCAGAGGATGAACGCATGCTGCGCGATGCCGCGCATGAATTCGCGCAATCCACGCTACAGCCGCGCGTGATCGATGCCTACCGCGAGGAACGCAGCGATCCCGAACTGTTTCGCCTGATGGGGGATGCGGGCCTGTTGGGCGCCACCTTGCCCGAAGCCTATGGCGGGCTTGGGGCGTCCTATGTCACCTATGGCCTGATCGCGCGCGAGATTGAACGCGTGGATTCCGGCTACCGGTCCATGATGTCGGTGCAATCGTCGCTGGTGATCTATCCGATCTATGCCTACGGGTCGGAAGAGCAGCGGCAAAAATACCTGCCCGGCCTGTGTTCGGGGCAGTTGATCGGGTGTTTCGGCCTGACCGAACCGGACGCAGGGTCCGACCCCGCAGGCATGAAAACCCGCGCCGAGAAAACCGCCGACGGCTACCGCCTGACCGGAACCAAGACCTGGATTTCCAACAGCCCCTTTGCCGATGTGTTTGTTGTCTGGGCAAAATCCGACGCGCATGGCGGGCGCATTCGCGGCTTTGTGCTGGACAAGGGCATGAAAGGGCTAAGTGCGCCCAAGATTGGCGGCAAACTAAGCTTGCGCGCGTCCACCACTGGTGAAATCGTCATGGACGGGGTCGATGTAGGCGAGGATGCCCTGCTGCCCAATGTCGAAGGGTTGAAAGGGCCGTTCGGCTGTTTGAACCGTGCGCGCTATGGCATTGCATGGGGCGTGATGGGGGCTGCCGAATTCTGCTGGCATGGCGCGCGTCAATACGGGCTGGACCGCAAGCAATTCGACAAACCACTGGCGCAGACGCAGCTTTTCCAGAAAAAACTGGCCGATATGCAGACTGAAATCACCCTTGGCCTGCAAGCGGCCCTTCAGGTCGGGCGGTTGATGGATGACGCACAGGCCGCGCCGGAAATGATTTCGCTGATCAAGCGCAACAATTGCGGCAAGGCGCTGAATATCGCCCGCATGGCCCGCGACATGCATGGCGGCAACGGTATATCAGAAGAATATCAGGTCATCCGGCATATGGTGAATCTGGAAACCGTAAACACCTATGAAGGCACCCATGATGTGCACGCGCTGATATTGGGGCGGGCGCAAACCGGACTTCAGGCATTTTTCTAG
- the rpsR gene encoding 30S ribosomal protein S18, with translation MAAKPFFRRRKVCPFSGENSPKIDYKDTRLLQRYISERGKIVPSRITAVSAKKQRELARAIKRARFLALLPYAVK, from the coding sequence ATGGCTGCAAAACCATTTTTCCGCCGTCGCAAAGTGTGCCCTTTCTCGGGTGAGAATTCGCCCAAGATCGACTACAAGGATACGCGTCTGCTTCAGCGCTATATATCAGAGCGCGGCAAGATCGTGCCATCGCGCATCACCGCCGTTTCTGCCAAGAAACAGCGTGAGCTGGCCCGCGCCATCAAACGCGCCCGCTTTCTGGCACTTCTGCCTTACGCCGTGAAATAA
- a CDS encoding UPF0262 family protein — translation MSRICQIDIDDCGLPTPTPEVEQERKVAVFDLLEDNSFVLAARDGKLAPDGPFAMKLGIRDRRLVIDIKNEAGAQIAELQLSLGPFRQVVKDYYQICGSYFEAVKRLPPSQIEAIDMARRGIHNEGARILQERLEGKAEMDIDTARRLFTLVCVLHFGG, via the coding sequence ATGAGCCGGATTTGCCAGATAGATATCGATGATTGCGGATTGCCGACCCCCACACCAGAGGTCGAGCAGGAACGCAAGGTTGCAGTGTTTGACCTGCTGGAAGACAACAGTTTTGTGCTGGCCGCCCGTGATGGAAAGCTGGCACCCGATGGCCCTTTTGCTATGAAACTTGGTATTCGTGACAGGCGCCTTGTCATTGACATCAAGAACGAAGCTGGCGCGCAGATAGCTGAATTGCAGCTGTCACTGGGGCCGTTCCGGCAGGTGGTCAAGGATTACTACCAGATTTGTGGCAGCTATTTCGAAGCGGTCAAGCGCCTGCCCCCCAGCCAGATTGAAGCCATCGACATGGCGCGGCGGGGCATTCACAATGAGGGCGCGCGTATCCTGCAAGAGCGCCTTGAAGGCAAGGCCGAGATGGATATAGACACCGCGCGGCGCTTGTTCACCCTGGTGTGCGTTTTGCATTTCGGGGGCTGA
- a CDS encoding DUF1284 domain-containing protein, which produces MTKAVQFRPHHFLCALGFQGKGYSGSFTQNMAAIVARLRGPDGGDTLIKVTTHADSICTPCPHRRGQSCVKAAQIAALDDRHAQALGLHAGQRLTWSDAQSRIRTHVPPGSLSDLCAGCQWLEFGLCEAALSELHRG; this is translated from the coding sequence ATGACCAAGGCTGTCCAGTTCCGCCCGCATCATTTTCTGTGTGCGCTGGGCTTTCAGGGCAAAGGGTATTCGGGCAGCTTTACCCAGAACATGGCCGCGATTGTTGCAAGGTTGCGCGGCCCCGATGGTGGGGACACACTGATAAAGGTGACCACCCACGCCGACAGCATTTGCACGCCTTGCCCGCACCGGCGCGGGCAATCCTGCGTCAAGGCCGCCCAGATTGCCGCATTGGACGACCGGCACGCGCAGGCTTTGGGCCTGCACGCGGGCCAGCGCCTGACATGGTCTGACGCGCAATCGCGTATCCGCACGCATGTTCCGCCCGGTTCGCTAAGTGATTTATGCGCAGGGTGTCAGTGGCTGGAATTCGGATTATGCGAAGCGGCATTGTCCGAACTGCATCGGGGCTAG
- a CDS encoding low molecular weight phosphatase family protein: protein MAGRIPSSILFCCDHNSVRSPIAEGLMKKMYGQRAYVQSAGVKSDRDIDGFSIAVSAEDGVELDHHRARSFDEMIEWGDDLGGFDLIVALSPASQRQALELTRFAHIDVEYWPIMDPSGLGETREAKLDAYRQTRDQIKERLLGRFGPPTER, encoded by the coding sequence ATGGCAGGTCGTATCCCTTCTTCGATCCTGTTTTGCTGCGACCACAATTCAGTGCGCTCGCCGATCGCCGAAGGGCTGATGAAAAAAATGTATGGGCAGCGCGCCTATGTGCAATCTGCGGGGGTCAAAAGCGACCGTGACATTGACGGCTTTTCAATTGCGGTCAGCGCCGAAGACGGGGTTGAACTGGACCACCACCGCGCGCGGTCTTTCGATGAAATGATCGAATGGGGCGACGATCTGGGCGGGTTCGACCTGATTGTAGCGCTGTCACCGGCCAGTCAGCGTCAGGCGCTGGAACTGACGCGCTTTGCACATATCGATGTCGAATACTGGCCCATCATGGACCCGTCAGGTCTGGGAGAGACGCGAGAGGCCAAGCTGGACGCCTATCGCCAGACCCGCGACCAGATAAAGGAACGGCTGCTGGGCCGGTTCGGGCCGCCAACAGAAAGGTAA
- a CDS encoding LysR family transcriptional regulator, which produces MISRRFLPSTQSLQAFDAVVRLGSFTAAAQELALTQSAVSRQVAALETQLGQVLLVRGKRSVTPTAQGRAYATAAQSALQQLQQAALALQGAQDKGRLTLAILPTFGTRWLIPRIPRFLRMHPEITLHFTTRIGQFDLLSEGVDAAVHAGRPDWPQAQALQLFEDRVQPMAAPSLSGAHGTTSAQIARLPRLALATRPAEWDGWMAAHDLPPAPAPDMVFEHLATLAQACVAGLGVALLPPFLYHSELATGDLVALGPDWGNGSGYWLMTPEHAPEGAAVRAFRDWLMTEITRDDGVFA; this is translated from the coding sequence ATGATCTCCAGACGGTTTCTTCCCTCGACACAATCCTTGCAGGCATTTGACGCGGTGGTGCGGCTGGGCAGTTTTACGGCTGCGGCGCAGGAACTGGCGCTGACGCAATCTGCGGTGTCGCGTCAGGTGGCCGCGCTGGAAACGCAGCTGGGGCAGGTGCTGTTGGTGCGCGGCAAACGGTCTGTAACGCCCACCGCGCAGGGGCGGGCCTATGCGACGGCCGCGCAATCTGCCTTGCAGCAGTTGCAACAAGCCGCGCTGGCCTTGCAGGGCGCGCAGGACAAAGGGCGTCTGACACTGGCCATCCTGCCCACCTTTGGCACGCGCTGGCTGATCCCGCGCATTCCGCGTTTCCTGCGTATGCATCCTGAAATCACGCTGCATTTCACCACACGCATCGGGCAATTCGATTTGCTGTCCGAAGGGGTGGATGCCGCCGTTCACGCGGGCCGGCCCGACTGGCCGCAGGCGCAGGCCTTGCAGTTGTTCGAAGACCGCGTGCAGCCTATGGCGGCCCCGTCACTGTCGGGCGCGCATGGGACGACATCCGCGCAGATTGCGCGCCTGCCACGGCTGGCGCTCGCCACACGCCCCGCAGAATGGGACGGCTGGATGGCCGCGCATGACCTGCCGCCCGCACCCGCGCCGGATATGGTGTTCGAACATCTTGCCACGCTGGCGCAGGCCTGTGTGGCGGGGCTTGGTGTGGCGTTGCTGCCGCCTTTTCTGTATCACAGTGAACTGGCCACAGGCGATCTGGTGGCGCTTGGGCCGGACTGGGGCAATGGGTCGGGATACTGGCTGATGACACCGGAACATGCGCCCGAAGGTGCGGCGGTGCGCGCCTTTCGCGACTGGCTGATGACAGAGATTACACGCGATGACGGCGTTTTTGCGTAA
- the rplI gene encoding 50S ribosomal protein L9, which translates to MQVILLERVAKLGQMGDVVSVKPGYARNYLLPQGKALRASDDNIKSFEARKAELEVQNLETRKEAQAMAERLDGETYIVIRQASDGGALYGSVSPRDVTDLLAEAGVTVERRQIVIPTPIKLLGLHGATISLHPEVEAKIHLNVARSAEEAELQASGKSIQELAAEEEAAAEFEISELFDDIGAAGMDDDDPRNHGESDDPREA; encoded by the coding sequence ATGCAAGTGATCCTTCTTGAACGCGTGGCCAAGCTGGGCCAGATGGGCGACGTCGTAAGCGTCAAGCCCGGTTACGCGCGTAACTATCTGCTGCCGCAAGGCAAGGCGCTGCGTGCGTCTGATGACAACATCAAATCCTTCGAGGCCCGCAAGGCGGAACTGGAAGTGCAGAACCTTGAAACCCGCAAGGAAGCGCAGGCCATGGCCGAGCGTCTGGATGGCGAAACCTATATCGTTATCCGTCAGGCATCTGATGGCGGCGCGCTTTACGGCTCTGTCAGCCCGCGCGATGTCACCGATCTTCTGGCCGAAGCGGGTGTCACCGTCGAACGCCGCCAGATCGTCATTCCGACGCCGATCAAACTGCTGGGGCTGCATGGTGCAACAATTTCCCTGCACCCCGAAGTCGAAGCAAAGATTCATCTGAATGTCGCACGTTCCGCCGAAGAAGCTGAACTACAGGCTTCCGGTAAATCCATTCAGGAACTGGCTGCTGAAGAAGAAGCGGCTGCTGAATTCGAAATCTCGGAACTGTTCGACGATATCGGCGCTGCCGGTATGGACGATGATGATCCCCGCAATCATGGCGAAAGCGATGACCCGCGCGAGGCTTAA
- a CDS encoding CvpA family protein, with protein MEGFTIIDGGVAVVIIVSGILAYSRGFMREAMAILGWVAAAVLAYVLAPAVQPLVREIPFVGGFLGDSCELTVIAAFAVVFAIALLLASLFTPLFSSFVRNSALGGLDQALGFLFGVARGVLLVAIALLVFDRAVPAGSVDMVENSRSAAVFGQLSGNLNDAVPHDAPNWLVQKYEELVAVCN; from the coding sequence ATGGAAGGCTTTACAATCATCGACGGCGGTGTAGCGGTCGTCATTATTGTATCAGGCATATTGGCCTATTCGCGTGGTTTCATGCGCGAAGCGATGGCGATTCTGGGATGGGTCGCGGCGGCTGTGCTGGCCTATGTTCTGGCACCGGCAGTGCAGCCTTTGGTCCGTGAAATCCCGTTTGTTGGCGGGTTTCTGGGCGACAGCTGCGAATTGACGGTGATTGCCGCCTTTGCCGTGGTGTTTGCAATCGCGCTGTTGCTGGCCTCACTGTTTACGCCGCTGTTTTCGTCATTCGTGCGCAATTCCGCCCTTGGGGGGCTGGATCAGGCGCTGGGCTTTTTGTTCGGTGTGGCGCGGGGTGTGCTGTTGGTGGCCATCGCGCTTCTGGTGTTTGACCGCGCAGTTCCCGCAGGGTCTGTCGATATGGTCGAAAACTCGCGCTCTGCGGCGGTGTTCGGGCAGTTGTCGGGCAATCTGAATGATGCTGTGCCGCATGATGCGCCCAACTGGCTGGTTCAGAAGTACGAAGAACTGGTTGCTGTGTGCAACTAA
- the purF gene encoding amidophosphoribosyltransferase codes for MLSHPFDDDKLREECGVFGCIGLEDAANFVALGLHALQHRGQEAGGIITHHPESGFHSAHRFGLVRDNFTKAGVIEGLPGSIGIGHVRYSTAGSKGATQIRDVQPFFGEFAMGGAALAHNGNITNAESIRRELIERGSIFQSSSDSECLIHLMARSFQKTIPERMKDALRRAEGAFSIVAMTRTKLIGVRDPLGVRPLVLGRLANGWVLASETCALDIIGAEFDREIDPGEMVVISAKGVESMRPFAMKTPRFCIFEHVYFSRPDSFFAGRSVYETRRQIGVELAREAPVDADMVCPVPDSGTPAAIGFSQESGIPFALGITRNQYMGRTFIEPSQQIRSMGVRLKLNVNRALIRGKRIILVDDSVVRGTTSQKIKEMIIEAGAAEVHFRIASPPTAWPCFYGVDTPDRENLLAARMTEDEMRDHIGVDSLRFVSLDGLYRAAGEAAGRNNACPQYCDACFSGEYPVAPQDMIERGFMPKAAE; via the coding sequence ATGCTCAGCCACCCTTTCGATGATGACAAGCTACGCGAAGAATGCGGCGTATTTGGTTGCATCGGGCTGGAAGACGCCGCCAATTTCGTAGCCCTTGGCCTTCATGCCCTACAGCACAGGGGTCAGGAAGCCGGCGGAATCATCACCCATCACCCCGAATCAGGTTTTCATTCCGCCCACAGATTCGGCCTAGTGCGGGACAATTTCACCAAGGCTGGCGTGATCGAAGGATTGCCCGGATCAATCGGAATAGGCCATGTGCGCTATTCCACGGCGGGGTCCAAAGGGGCCACACAGATTCGTGACGTCCAGCCCTTCTTTGGCGAATTCGCCATGGGGGGGGCAGCGCTTGCGCATAACGGCAACATCACAAATGCCGAAAGCATCCGCCGCGAATTGATTGAACGCGGGTCTATCTTCCAGTCCAGTTCCGACAGCGAATGCCTGATTCACCTGATGGCGCGGTCGTTTCAGAAAACGATTCCCGAACGGATGAAGGATGCGCTTCGCCGCGCCGAAGGGGCCTTTTCCATCGTCGCCATGACGCGCACCAAGCTTATCGGTGTGCGTGACCCGCTGGGTGTGCGCCCGCTGGTTCTGGGGCGTCTGGCCAATGGCTGGGTGCTGGCATCGGAAACCTGTGCGCTGGACATTATCGGGGCCGAATTCGACCGCGAGATTGACCCCGGCGAAATGGTGGTCATCAGCGCCAAGGGTGTCGAAAGCATGCGGCCCTTTGCGATGAAAACGCCGCGTTTCTGCATCTTTGAACATGTCTATTTCTCGCGCCCTGACAGCTTTTTTGCAGGGCGGTCCGTCTATGAAACGCGCCGCCAGATTGGCGTTGAACTGGCCCGCGAAGCGCCTGTTGATGCCGATATGGTCTGCCCTGTGCCCGATAGCGGCACGCCCGCCGCGATTGGCTTCAGTCAGGAATCGGGCATTCCCTTCGCGCTGGGGATCACGCGTAACCAGTATATGGGGCGCACCTTTATCGAGCCGTCACAGCAGATCCGGTCCATGGGCGTGCGGCTGAAGCTGAATGTGAACCGCGCGCTTATACGCGGCAAGCGCATTATTCTGGTGGATGATTCGGTTGTGCGCGGCACGACCAGCCAGAAGATCAAGGAAATGATCATTGAAGCGGGCGCCGCCGAGGTGCATTTCCGCATCGCATCGCCGCCGACAGCATGGCCCTGCTTTTACGGGGTTGATACCCCTGATCGCGAAAATCTGCTGGCCGCACGGATGACCGAAGATGAAATGCGCGATCATATCGGGGTGGACAGCCTTAGGTTTGTGTCCCTTGACGGGCTTTACCGTGCCGCAGGCGAGGCGGCAGGGCGCAACAATGCCTGTCCGCAATACTGCGATGCCTGTTTTTCGGGGGAATACCCCGTTGCACCGCAGGACATGATCGAACGCGGTTTCATGCCCAAAGCGGCGGAATGA
- a CDS encoding cation diffusion facilitator family transporter — protein MTSPSNTKAKMHVTLGGAAINLVLSVLKIAAGLMLASPALVADGFHSLGDMASDIMVLWALRQSARAPDADHPYGHGRFETLATLALAAILALTGVGVIWDASARLLSSGELAPGALALGVVAVSIIVKEALYHYTLRVGRATGSALLEANAWHHRTDALSSVVALVGIGAAQLGFGWGDPLAAIVIALMLLHAGWGFGKTAAAELVDTQAPDDLRTALEGNLTATPGVQGLRDLRMRQHGAQTLADVSVMVDPQISVTEGHRIAEVARARALDEIDALSDLIIHVEPAGHFEGFGAEAAPLRAEVEGMIMTLAQAHPMVIALDSLRLGYFDDGLHVELLADLRPEADPRQTEAQLADTLTEALPEVAVLRLHRISTGLRD, from the coding sequence ATGACCAGCCCTTCGAATACCAAGGCCAAAATGCATGTCACGCTGGGGGGCGCGGCGATCAATCTGGTGCTGTCTGTCCTGAAGATCGCCGCAGGGCTTATGCTGGCCAGCCCCGCCCTGGTCGCGGACGGGTTTCATTCCCTTGGCGATATGGCGTCCGATATCATGGTGCTTTGGGCCTTGCGCCAGTCCGCCCGCGCGCCCGACGCGGACCACCCTTACGGCCATGGCCGCTTTGAAACGCTGGCAACGCTGGCGCTTGCCGCCATACTGGCCCTGACGGGGGTGGGGGTCATCTGGGACGCGTCCGCGCGGCTGTTGTCCAGTGGCGAACTGGCCCCGGGGGCGTTGGCGCTTGGCGTGGTGGCGGTGTCGATCATCGTCAAGGAAGCGCTGTATCACTATACCTTGCGGGTTGGTCGCGCCACCGGGTCGGCATTGCTGGAAGCCAACGCATGGCACCACCGCACGGATGCGCTGTCGTCCGTAGTGGCGCTGGTGGGGATCGGGGCGGCGCAATTGGGGTTTGGCTGGGGCGATCCGCTGGCGGCCATCGTGATTGCGCTGATGTTGCTGCATGCGGGCTGGGGCTTTGGCAAAACCGCCGCCGCGGAACTGGTGGACACGCAAGCCCCCGATGATCTGCGCACCGCACTTGAAGGGAACCTGACGGCCACCCCCGGTGTGCAGGGCCTGCGCGATTTGCGCATGCGCCAGCACGGCGCGCAGACGCTGGCCGATGTGTCCGTGATGGTGGACCCCCAGATCAGCGTGACCGAAGGGCACCGCATTGCCGAAGTGGCGCGTGCGCGTGCGCTGGATGAAATTGACGCGCTGTCCGATCTGATCATCCATGTGGAACCGGCGGGCCATTTCGAGGGGTTTGGCGCCGAAGCGGCCCCCCTGCGCGCCGAAGTCGAGGGCATGATCATGACCCTTGCGCAGGCCCATCCGATGGTGATTGCACTCGATTCGCTGCGCCTTGGCTATTTTGACGATGGTCTGCATGTGGAATTGCTGGCCGATCTGCGCCCCGAAGCAGATCCCCGCCAGACCGAAGCGCAACTGGCCGACACCCTGACCGAGGCACTGCCGGAAGTTGCCGTTCTGCGCCTGCACCGCATCAGCACCGGCTTGCGCGACTAG
- a CDS encoding helix-turn-helix transcriptional regulator yields the protein MKIESTIADDLLEMKDTNPEGVTPQDMTEQAQAASNFLKALAHEGRLMILCHLSSGEKSVTELEHLLQSRQAAVSQQLARLRLEGLVSCRRDGKTIYYSLHDQRAARIIEVVYDVFCANAAR from the coding sequence ATGAAGATTGAAAGCACCATCGCGGACGATCTGCTTGAGATGAAAGACACAAATCCAGAGGGGGTCACCCCTCAGGATATGACAGAGCAGGCGCAGGCCGCGTCAAATTTCCTGAAGGCGCTTGCACATGAAGGGCGGCTGATGATTCTGTGCCACCTGTCATCGGGCGAAAAATCCGTGACAGAGCTGGAACACCTTTTGCAGTCGCGTCAGGCGGCCGTCAGCCAGCAGCTAGCGCGTTTGCGGCTGGAAGGGCTTGTGTCGTGCCGCAGGGACGGGAAAACCATCTACTATTCCCTGCATGACCAGCGCGCCGCGCGGATTATCGAAGTTGTCTATGACGTGTTCTGCGCGAACGCGGCGCGCTAG
- the rpsF gene encoding 30S ribosomal protein S6: protein MPLYEHVMIARQDLSNTQAEALIEHFGAVLSDNGGKLVEHEYWGVKTMAYKINKNRKGHYAFLRTDAPASAVQEMERLMRLHDDVMRVLTVKVEAHEEGPSAQMQKRDEREPRRRAS, encoded by the coding sequence ATGCCGCTATACGAGCATGTCATGATCGCGCGTCAGGATCTGTCGAATACACAGGCCGAAGCGCTGATCGAACATTTTGGTGCCGTCCTGTCCGACAATGGCGGGAAACTCGTTGAACACGAGTATTGGGGCGTCAAGACAATGGCCTACAAGATCAACAAGAACCGCAAAGGGCATTACGCCTTCCTGCGCACCGATGCGCCCGCAAGCGCCGTGCAGGAAATGGAGCGTCTGATGCGCCTGCATGATGACGTGATGCGGGTTCTGACAGTCAAGGTCGAAGCCCATGAAGAAGGGCCTTCTGCCCAGATGCAGAAACGTGACGAGCGCGAACCGCGTCGTCGTGCGTCCTGA
- a CDS encoding biotin transporter BioY, whose product MAHTTPLVTALGGNDTIARKVAMVLFGSVLVAMSAQISVPMFPVPMTLQTLVISLIGLTYGSRLAAATLVTYLAQGAMGFPVFAGGGAGAVHLIGPTGGFLVGFVAMAWLTGLLVERGMNRGFGRLFLAALIPALLLFIPGVLWLWVITPLDLEGAFMAGALPFQLGGVVKSAVAALIATGAWAALKSRVG is encoded by the coding sequence ATGGCTCATACTACACCCTTGGTCACGGCACTTGGCGGCAATGACACCATTGCCCGCAAGGTGGCGATGGTTCTGTTCGGTTCGGTTCTGGTGGCCATGTCGGCCCAGATCAGCGTGCCGATGTTTCCGGTGCCGATGACCCTTCAGACACTGGTAATTTCGCTGATCGGGCTGACCTATGGGTCGCGTCTGGCGGCGGCGACGCTGGTCACCTATCTGGCGCAGGGCGCGATGGGCTTTCCGGTGTTTGCAGGCGGGGGGGCAGGTGCCGTGCATCTGATTGGCCCGACAGGCGGTTTTCTGGTGGGCTTTGTCGCCATGGCATGGCTGACCGGCCTGCTGGTGGAACGCGGCATGAACCGTGGTTTCGGGCGCCTGTTTCTTGCGGCGCTGATCCCGGCATTGCTGCTGTTTATCCCCGGTGTTCTGTGGCTATGGGTCATCACACCGCTTGACCTTGAAGGCGCCTTTATGGCGGGTGCCCTGCCCTTCCAGTTGGGTGGCGTCGTGAAATCTGCGGTCGCTGCACTGATTGCGACGGGGGCCTGGGCTGCGCTGAAATCGCGCGTCGGCTAA
- the radA gene encoding DNA repair protein RadA yields MAKALPQFTCTACGATHRKWAGRCDACGGWNCIIEEAPLSAGPGPRTTKGRQIALSTLADSETPPPRRTSGIAELDRVLGGGLVAASAILVGGDPGIGKSTLLLQAVAAFANSGLNCMYISGEEAAAQVRLRAARLGLSQAPVRLGAETNLRDILTTVDAERPDLMVIDSIQTMWLDSVDSAPGSVSQVRAAAHELVSFAKRRGVSVILVGHVTKEGQIAGPRVVEHMVDTVLYFEGERGHQFRILRAVKNRFGPADEIGVFEMTGAGLAEVANPSALFLSERGAPAPGSVVFAGIEGTRPMLTEIQALVAPSPLGTPRRTVVGLDSARLSTILAVLEARCGIPFAGMDVFLNVAGGMRVHEPAADLAVACALLSAREDIALPADTVVFGEISLSGALRPVAQTENRLKEAQKLGFCTAIAPTLAKPLGVDEMILRQMPDLAEVVGQIFGAG; encoded by the coding sequence ATGGCAAAAGCGCTTCCCCAGTTCACCTGCACCGCCTGCGGCGCAACCCATCGCAAATGGGCCGGGCGTTGCGATGCCTGCGGCGGGTGGAATTGCATCATCGAAGAAGCCCCGCTTTCAGCAGGCCCCGGCCCGCGCACCACCAAGGGGCGCCAGATTGCGCTGTCAACGCTGGCGGATTCCGAAACCCCGCCGCCACGTCGCACATCCGGCATTGCCGAACTCGACCGCGTATTGGGGGGCGGGCTGGTTGCGGCCTCGGCCATTCTGGTGGGGGGCGATCCCGGTATCGGCAAATCGACGCTGTTGTTGCAGGCGGTTGCGGCATTCGCCAATTCCGGTCTGAACTGCATGTATATCTCGGGCGAGGAAGCGGCCGCGCAGGTGCGGCTGCGGGCCGCACGCCTTGGGCTGTCGCAGGCGCCCGTGCGACTGGGCGCGGAAACCAACCTGCGTGACATTCTGACAACCGTGGATGCAGAACGCCCCGACCTGATGGTGATCGATTCGATCCAGACCATGTGGCTGGACAGCGTGGACAGCGCGCCGGGGTCGGTGTCGCAGGTGCGCGCTGCCGCACACGAACTTGTCAGCTTTGCCAAGCGGCGCGGCGTGTCGGTCATTCTTGTCGGCCATGTCACCAAAGAAGGGCAGATTGCCGGTCCCCGTGTGGTGGAACACATGGTCGACACGGTGCTGTATTTCGAGGGCGAGCGCGGCCACCAGTTCCGCATTCTGCGCGCCGTCAAGAACCGCTTTGGCCCCGCCGATGAAATTGGCGTGTTTGAAATGACAGGCGCGGGCCTGGCCGAAGTGGCAAACCCGTCGGCGCTGTTTTTGTCCGAACGTGGCGCGCCTGCGCCGGGTTCTGTTGTTTTTGCGGGGATTGAAGGCACGCGCCCCATGCTGACGGAAATTCAGGCACTGGTCGCACCCTCGCCGCTGGGCACGCCGCGCCGCACTGTCGTGGGGCTGGATTCCGCGCGCCTGTCCACGATTCTGGCCGTGCTGGAAGCGCGCTGCGGTATTCCGTTTGCGGGCATGGATGTGTTTTTGAATGTCGCCGGTGGCATGCGCGTGCATGAACCCGCCGCTGATCTGGCGGTGGCCTGCGCGCTTTTATCGGCGCGCGAAGACATAGCACTGCCCGCAGATACAGTGGTTTTCGGCGAAATCAGCCTGTCGGGGGCCTTGCGCCCGGTCGCGCAGACCGAAAACAGGTTGAAAGAGGCGCAAAAACTTGGTTTCTGCACAGCAATCGCCCCGACACTTGCAAAACCGTTGGGGGTGGATGAAATGATATTGCGACAAATGCCTGATCTTGCCGAAGTGGTCGGACAGATATTTGGCGCAGGCTGA